From bacterium:
TTTCAGCAAGGTGGATATAGAAATAATGGATGGCAGTGCGCCGCATAAGAAGGTGCTGGGTATAAGTGTGGAAGAGAGGCGGACCGGCACGGTCGGCGCTTCCATTGGCTATAGTAATCAGGATGGACTAATCGGCTCGGTGGAGCTTTCTCATGAGAATCTTTTGGGCCGGGCCTGGCGGACCAATTTGACCCTCGAGTTTGGTGGCCGGCTGCACCGCTACATCTTAGGCTTTACTAACCCATGGTTTATGGATACCCCTACTTCGATTGGGTTCGACATCTACGATACTCGTCGAGAAGAAAGAGATGAAGGTGATTATATTGAAGGCAGGCGAGGTGGGGGGATAAAAATAGGCCGCCGCTTCGGAGATTTCAATAAGGTTTTCTTTGATTATAAATTAGAAGGGGTTATGATAGATGAGGTTGATACCGATACGATAGAGGATATTAGAGACTTTGCCGACCAGTACGGCGAAGGACGATGGGTGAGAACCAGCAGTATTACTAATCGTCTGGTGCAAGATACCCGGGATAATCCTTTCAACACTACCTCAGGATATCAGGTTACGCTTAGAAATGAATTGGCGGGTGGTATCCTGGGCGGGGATATTGACTTTTACAAGCCGAGCTTAGAGGCGACTTATTTTCTGCCTACCTGGTGGAAATTCGTTCTTGCCTTTCAGACTAAAATTGCCCTGGTAGCCAGTATTAAAGCTGATCCGGGAAAAGATGTGCCTGATTTTGAAAAATTTTATCTGGGTGGGGCTAACACTATCAGAGGTTATAGTGAGAGAAAAATCCATCCTGAGGGAGGCGGCGGGAAATCTATGACGCTGCTTAATGTAGAAGCCCGATTTCCTATTGTTCCTCCCCTTACGGGGGCCTTCTTTCTGGATGCAGGCAATGCCTGGGAAGAATTTAAAGACTTTGAGTTAAACGACCTTAAACACGGTTGCGGTTTTGGCCTCCGTTTTGATACTCCTATGGGACTTATCCGCCTCGATTATGGCTATGCCCTGGATGACTTCGATGATGTCAAAAAGGGAGATCGGGAATTTCATTTTAGTATCGGATCGACTTTCTAGTAGAGCTCGGCGAAAGATGTAGGGGCGAATAATTATTCGCCCCTACCACTCGCCAGTAAAGAGGTTATGTTATGGGAAGGTCTTACATCCTTATCGGGTTGCTTTTTCTTATAGCTGGGTGTGGGAATCGTGAAGATCTGGTGGGCCCTGAGGTAAGCAATAGATTTGAAAATTGGCCTACCTCGGCCATACTCGAATTCAGCTTAGCCCAGGATTCATACTATCCCCAGACAGTTAATACCGGAAGCCGTGAGAAATTGCTGGCCGGGAGATGGGAGGGATATAAGGCCAGGACCCTTTTAAAGTTTGACCTGAGCGATATACCAGATACGGCGGCTATACAGGAGGCAACCCTCGAATTATACTGCTTTGGATCTTACGGGAGCAGCCAGGTCAGCTTATCCCTCCATGAAGTCACAGAAACATGGGAGGAAGATAAGGTCACCTGGAAGGATGACATAGCCTTTCATCAGGAACTGGATACCAAGGAAATAATAGGCGCAGGGACAGTCTCGTGGTCGGGGGGAATAATGGAGGCCGTGAGGGGAAGACTGACTAATGGCTCGATTAGCCTTTTGATAAGATCGACTCAGGAAGACATTGACACCTCCCTTAAGGAGTTCTATTCTAAGGAAAAGACCCTGGGAATAGATGGGGCGGAAACTTCTCCGTCTATGACCGTTAAGTATGAATTAGAGGGCGAGACAGAAGCTGCTTCGGTGAAATTAAACCCTATCGAGGATGTCTTTATTATCACTAAAAGTGAGTCTGAAACCCCGACCGGCCAGGAAGATGTTTTAGTGGTAGGCGCCTTTAATGGATATAGCCACAGGATGGCCCTTCAGTTTTCCATTTTTCCCGGGGAAGAGGACGAACTGCCGAATGAGGCCACCATAGACAAGGCTGAACTCAGATTGCACGGTTATAATATCCTGGGCGAAGAAGGCAGCTCATTAAGTGTCTCTATTTACGCCATTACTGAAAAATGGACGGAAGGGGAGGCTGACCTCGCCAGTTATAACCCGACGGCTAAAGCGGCCGGAGAACTTACCTCAGATACCTCGAGTTTGAATATAACCTCGCTGGTGGACGCTTGGAATAGAGAGGGCGGAAATCTTGGCCTGCTCATAAAACCGACGGATGAAGTGGAGGGAAGTTCCTTCAAGGGGGTCTATTCTTCGGAACATCCTACACCTGAGCTGAGGCCGGTGGTAGTTGTGACCTATACTCTACCGCCGACTAAGCCTGGATACGATAAATAGAGGACGGTTCAAATCGTCCATTTTTCTTGTGAAACCTTGCGGGTCCTTCGTATCTTCCTCAATAATTTGGGGCAACCTACTCGGGTTATACGAGATCAGAAACCCGTTTTTTCGGAAAAAACGGGTTTCTAATTTAGCCGCAAGCTTTCACAGTAAGGTGAACCATCCCAAATTTTGCCAATTCTGTGAGGAAACGGAAGAGGAAGAGATTTAGGAGTGCTGATATGCCTATTTTTATCCTGTTAACGATTACCCTTATTCTCACTTTTAATCCTAACGCCTACGGCTCTTCCATCTTCGGCATAGACGGCCTGGGTGAGCCTGAGTCAACCTATAGCGCCCGGGCCGAAGGCATGGGTGGGGCGGGTATGGCCATTGCCGATGATGCGGCCGCCCTGGCCATAAATCCGGCCGGTTTGTCTCAAATAAAGGGTTTCAGGCTCTTCTTGCCTTTTAAATATGAGAAAGTGAAGGTCAACAGTCAATCCTCGGCGGTGGTGCCCCTTATTTCCGTTATTTCTCCTTTCCCTCAAAAGGTTACCCTCGGCTTTGGGATAATCCAGAGATACGATTTTAATCTTGAAACCGGAGATAATTCCTTTACCCTGGAAGAAACAGAAATAAAGAGAAGAGTGGAACGCA
This genomic window contains:
- a CDS encoding DNRLRE domain-containing protein, translated to MGRSYILIGLLFLIAGCGNREDLVGPEVSNRFENWPTSAILEFSLAQDSYYPQTVNTGSREKLLAGRWEGYKARTLLKFDLSDIPDTAAIQEATLELYCFGSYGSSQVSLSLHEVTETWEEDKVTWKDDIAFHQELDTKEIIGAGTVSWSGGIMEAVRGRLTNGSISLLIRSTQEDIDTSLKEFYSKEKTLGIDGAETSPSMTVKYELEGETEAASVKLNPIEDVFIITKSESETPTGQEDVLVVGAFNGYSHRMALQFSIFPGEEDELPNEATIDKAELRLHGYNILGEEGSSLSVSIYAITEKWTEGEADLASYNPTAKAAGELTSDTSSLNITSLVDAWNREGGNLGLLIKPTDEVEGSSFKGVYSSEHPTPELRPVVVVTYTLPPTKPGYDK